In the genome of Desulfovibrio desulfuricans, one region contains:
- a CDS encoding NADH:flavin oxidoreductase/NADH oxidase encodes MNPLFSPIKLKGLTLSNRIIVPPMDQYSADAGMPGHWHAMHYGTLAVSGAGLLIVEATAVEAPGRIAPQDLGLWNDAQEAAHKTMIDAIRSYSAMPLGVQLGHAGRKGATSRPWEGGKPLTTENGGWEICAPSALPYAPGHQTPVELTSGDIARLTESFAAAAKRAVRAGYNVIELHAAHGYLMHEFLSPLSNHRTDAYGGPLENRMRFALEVLAVVRNAVADDFPVGVRVSGTDFVEGGWSVQECALFAQALEKAGAAYIHVSGGGLSPDQKINLAPGYQVELAATVKAAVTSLPVIAVGLITEPELAAGIVVTGQADMVAIGRAMMYDPRWPWHAAAALGQTIAAPAQYLRCKPHNVKDLFA; translated from the coding sequence ATGAATCCACTCTTCTCTCCCATCAAACTCAAGGGTCTCACGCTGAGCAACCGCATCATCGTGCCCCCCATGGACCAATATTCGGCGGATGCGGGCATGCCGGGGCACTGGCACGCCATGCACTACGGAACCCTTGCCGTATCCGGTGCTGGCCTGCTGATTGTGGAAGCCACCGCTGTGGAAGCGCCGGGGCGTATTGCGCCGCAAGACCTGGGCCTGTGGAATGACGCCCAGGAAGCAGCGCACAAGACCATGATTGACGCCATCCGTTCGTATTCCGCCATGCCGCTGGGCGTCCAGCTGGGGCACGCAGGCCGCAAGGGCGCAACCAGTCGCCCGTGGGAAGGCGGCAAGCCCCTGACGACCGAAAACGGCGGCTGGGAAATATGCGCGCCTTCCGCCCTGCCCTACGCGCCGGGACACCAAACCCCAGTCGAGCTCACCAGCGGAGATATCGCCCGTCTGACAGAATCCTTTGCAGCCGCTGCAAAACGGGCTGTACGAGCAGGCTATAACGTCATTGAGCTGCACGCGGCCCATGGCTATCTGATGCACGAGTTTCTCTCCCCGCTGAGCAACCACCGCACGGACGCCTACGGCGGCCCCCTCGAAAACAGAATGCGCTTTGCCCTGGAGGTGCTGGCGGTCGTGCGTAACGCCGTTGCCGACGACTTTCCTGTGGGCGTGCGCGTTTCGGGCACAGACTTTGTCGAAGGCGGATGGAGCGTGCAGGAATGCGCCCTGTTTGCCCAGGCCCTGGAAAAAGCCGGTGCGGCCTATATTCACGTTTCTGGGGGCGGGCTTTCGCCGGATCAAAAGATCAACCTTGCGCCCGGCTATCAGGTGGAGCTGGCGGCTACGGTCAAGGCAGCCGTGACCAGCCTGCCCGTCATAGCCGTTGGCCTTATTACCGAGCCGGAACTGGCGGCGGGCATCGTGGTTACCGGTCAGGCCGACATGGTGGCCATAGGACGGGCCATGATGTACGATCCCCGCTGGCCCTGGCACGCCGCTGCCGCCCTGGGGCAGACCATTGCCGCGCCCGCGCAGTACCTGCGCTGCAAGCCGCATAATGTAAAAGACCTTTTTGCCTGA